One segment of Paenibacillus rhizovicinus DNA contains the following:
- the rpoD gene encoding RNA polymerase sigma factor RpoD, with product MANDQHTELDTEQKLELVKEQLIEHGKKRSSLTYKEIMEKLSPFDQDPEQIDEFFEQLDDIGIEVVNENDDLPISNRDDQEREHDDFNFDDDLALPPGIKINDPVRMYLKEIGRVPLLSADDEVELAKRIEHGDEEAKRRLAEANLRLVVSIAKRYVGRGMLFLDLIQEGNMGLIKAVEKFDHTKGYKFSTYATWWIRQAITRAIADQARTIRIPVHMVETINKLVRVSRQLLQELGREPSPEEIAAEMDLSTEKVREIMKIAQEPVSLETPIGEEDDSHLGDFIEDQEALAPADAAAYELLKEQLEDVLDTLTEREENVLRLRFGLDDGRTRTLEEVGKVFGVTRERIRQIEAKALRKLRHPSRSKRLKDFLE from the coding sequence ATGGCGAATGATCAACATACTGAATTGGATACTGAACAGAAGCTGGAACTCGTCAAAGAACAGCTGATTGAACACGGTAAAAAGAGATCCTCCCTTACGTACAAAGAAATTATGGAGAAGCTTTCACCGTTCGATCAGGATCCGGAACAAATCGATGAGTTTTTTGAACAGCTTGACGATATCGGCATTGAAGTCGTGAACGAGAACGACGATCTTCCGATAAGCAACCGGGATGATCAGGAACGCGAGCATGACGACTTCAACTTCGATGATGACTTGGCGCTACCGCCCGGCATTAAAATAAACGATCCGGTACGGATGTACCTGAAAGAAATCGGCCGCGTACCGCTCTTGTCTGCCGATGACGAAGTCGAACTGGCGAAACGCATCGAGCATGGCGACGAAGAAGCCAAACGCAGACTGGCTGAAGCAAACCTCAGGCTCGTCGTCAGCATCGCGAAACGTTACGTTGGACGCGGCATGCTCTTCTTGGATTTGATTCAAGAGGGTAACATGGGCTTGATCAAAGCAGTTGAGAAGTTCGACCATACGAAGGGTTATAAATTCAGTACGTACGCAACTTGGTGGATCAGACAAGCGATCACGCGCGCCATCGCGGACCAAGCGCGTACGATCCGGATTCCGGTTCACATGGTCGAAACGATCAACAAGCTCGTTCGGGTATCCCGTCAATTGCTTCAGGAGCTGGGCCGCGAGCCGAGCCCGGAAGAGATTGCGGCGGAAATGGATCTGAGCACCGAGAAGGTTCGGGAGATCATGAAAATCGCGCAGGAGCCGGTTTCGCTCGAGACTCCGATCGGGGAAGAAGACGATTCGCATTTGGGCGACTTTATCGAGGATCAAGAGGCGCTTGCTCCGGCGGATGCGGCGGCTTACGAGCTCTTGAAGGAACAGCTGGAGGACGTGCTGGATACGCTCACCGAGCGTGAAGAAAACGTGCTTCGCCTTCGCTTCGGACTCGATGACGGCCGTACGCGCACCTTGGAAGAAGTCGGCAAAGTGTTCGGCGTCACCCGTGAACGGATTCGTCAAATCGAGGCAAAAGCGCTTCGTAAACTTCGTCACCCTTCCCGCAGCAAGCGGCTGAAGGATTTCCTAGAATAA
- the dnaG gene encoding DNA primase — protein MAYEKIPDSVIEAVLKHHDIVETVGKYVHLSKHGKYLKGLCPFHSEKSPSFTVTPEKGIFYCYGCGKGGNAIKFIEEIEEYSFPEAIRVMAEEAGIPMAWSGSQDGARNEGNGERDKLVQAHELAAKMYHYLLMNTTHGQPALKYLRERGVTDKQIDQFLIGYAPPEWDLIARFLEKREFDSSLMEKGGLLIGKQDKSGYIDRFRDRIMFPIWNRDGKVIAFAGRMLGEGQPKYLNSPETMLFNKSRNLYNFNQARVALRKSRRVVLFEGYMDVIKAWSAGVHNGVASMGTSLTEEHAAVLQRNADDAVICYDGDNAGQAAALKTIPILEKAGLRVQVALLPKGMDPDEYIEQQGAQAFMREVIEHPVSATKFKLLYAKKNHILLEEEGQKNYLLEAVRIIAVLDSPTEREFYLKELSREFDMSLDSLKQDCFAQRQQLQKMKPQRDNNDNSWNNGRNENRENRRTSSAPHVMPAYQVAERKLLAQMLQSADIANSVHQKLGEAFHVEDHAALAAYLYAYYAQGHDPDVSRFIASLQDDRLERAAASILMMDDDMPFDEQLLDDYVNEIVKVPKLREIEQKKEAMVRAERSGDMLKAAQIASEIIALERQLKGR, from the coding sequence ATGGCTTACGAGAAAATACCGGATTCCGTCATTGAAGCGGTGCTGAAGCATCACGATATCGTCGAAACGGTAGGAAAGTACGTTCACCTCTCGAAGCACGGGAAATACTTGAAAGGGCTTTGCCCGTTTCATTCTGAGAAGTCGCCGTCGTTTACGGTCACCCCGGAGAAGGGAATCTTCTATTGTTACGGGTGCGGCAAAGGCGGCAACGCCATTAAGTTCATCGAGGAAATCGAAGAGTATTCGTTTCCCGAAGCTATTCGCGTCATGGCGGAAGAAGCCGGAATTCCGATGGCATGGTCCGGTTCGCAGGATGGGGCAAGGAACGAAGGCAACGGAGAACGCGACAAGCTGGTTCAAGCCCATGAACTGGCTGCCAAGATGTATCATTATCTGCTGATGAATACGACGCACGGTCAGCCTGCGTTGAAGTATTTGCGGGAACGCGGCGTGACGGATAAGCAGATCGATCAATTTCTAATTGGCTATGCGCCTCCGGAATGGGATTTGATTGCACGCTTTCTGGAGAAACGGGAGTTCGACTCTTCTTTGATGGAGAAGGGCGGACTGCTGATCGGAAAGCAAGACAAGAGCGGGTATATCGACCGCTTCCGGGATCGAATCATGTTTCCGATTTGGAACCGCGACGGCAAAGTCATTGCGTTCGCCGGAAGGATGCTCGGAGAGGGACAGCCCAAGTATTTGAACTCTCCGGAGACGATGCTGTTCAACAAAAGCCGGAATCTGTATAACTTTAACCAAGCCAGGGTCGCGCTTCGCAAGAGCAGGCGAGTCGTGCTTTTTGAAGGTTATATGGATGTCATCAAAGCTTGGAGCGCCGGCGTTCACAACGGAGTCGCTTCCATGGGCACGTCTTTGACCGAAGAGCACGCGGCGGTTTTGCAGCGCAATGCGGACGATGCCGTCATTTGTTACGACGGTGACAATGCCGGACAAGCCGCGGCGCTGAAGACGATTCCGATTTTGGAGAAAGCGGGGCTGAGGGTGCAGGTAGCGCTGCTGCCCAAAGGCATGGATCCGGATGAATATATCGAACAGCAGGGCGCGCAGGCGTTCATGCGAGAGGTAATCGAACATCCGGTTTCGGCTACAAAATTTAAATTACTATATGCAAAGAAAAACCATATACTCCTAGAAGAAGAGGGACAGAAAAATTACTTGCTTGAAGCCGTGCGCATCATTGCTGTACTGGATTCACCGACTGAGCGGGAATTTTATTTGAAAGAGCTGTCCCGCGAGTTCGATATGTCTTTGGATTCATTGAAGCAAGACTGTTTTGCGCAGCGGCAGCAGCTTCAAAAAATGAAACCGCAAAGGGATAATAACGACAATTCGTGGAATAATGGTAGGAATGAAAACCGTGAAAACCGTCGTACATCCTCTGCACCGCACGTCATGCCCGCGTATCAGGTAGCCGAACGCAAGCTTCTTGCGCAAATGCTGCAAAGCGCGGACATCGCGAATTCCGTGCACCAAAAGCTTGGAGAAGCTTTTCATGTCGAGGATCACGCAGCGCTTGCTGCTTACTTATACGCTTATTATGCGCAAGGCCATGATCCGGATGTTAGCCGGTTTATTGCATCGCTCCAGGATGACCGTCTCGAACGGGCCGCCGCTTCCATCTTGATGATGGACGATGACATGCCATTCGACGAGCAGCTGCTCGACGATTACGTGAATGAAATCGTTAAAGTACCTAAGCTTCGCGAGATCGAACAGAAAAAAGAAGCCATGGTGCGTGCGGAACGGTCGGGAGACATGCTGAAAGCGGCACAAATTGCAAGTGAGATTATAGCCCTAGAGAGACAGCTTAAAGGTCGGTAG
- a CDS encoding YaiI/YqxD family protein, which translates to MTAIPTIVVDADACPVKREIVEIARTHGVPVLMVASHDHRLQAENGVSIMQVDRSDQSVDLYIANHIKRGDIVVTQDFGLATIVLAKGSIALSCRGQQYDDSNIDYLMERRHELAKRRRGGGRTKGPKAMTDEDRIRFQQKLTKVLESRQENAEP; encoded by the coding sequence TTGACGGCGATTCCAACGATTGTAGTCGACGCGGACGCTTGTCCGGTGAAACGGGAAATTGTCGAAATTGCTCGAACTCACGGCGTGCCGGTTCTTATGGTAGCATCGCATGATCATCGGCTGCAGGCCGAGAACGGCGTATCGATTATGCAAGTCGACCGAAGCGACCAATCCGTTGATCTGTACATTGCTAATCACATTAAGCGCGGCGATATCGTTGTGACGCAGGACTTTGGCTTGGCAACGATCGTGCTTGCTAAAGGATCCATTGCCTTGTCTTGCCGAGGGCAGCAATACGACGACAGCAACATCGACTACTTGATGGAGCGCAGGCACGAGCTTGCGAAGCGGCGCCGGGGAGGCGGAAGAACGAAGGGACCCAAAGCGATGACGGACGAAGACCGAATCCGTTTTCAGCAAAAGCTGACAAAAGTTTTGGAATCTCGGCAGGAAAATGCTGAACCGTAG
- a CDS encoding pyruvate, water dikinase regulatory protein, which translates to MAADSQPEVIIYVVSDSAGDTGELVVRAAVAQFHPIQTDIRRAPFVHDEASLERFVRLAKEHNAIMLYTLVLPGLRERMVELAEQYGVTAIDLLGSLIQSLEKKTERKARQEPGLNHVLDENYFRKVEAVEFAVKYDDMRDTTGILKADIVLVGVSRTSKTPLSMYLAHKQFKVANVPLIPEVGPPPELFQIPKEKVVGLTIDVRYLNGIRKERLKALGLPDSASYAKTERIEFELQFAASIMEQIGCMVIDVSHKAVEETASLILEYVESV; encoded by the coding sequence ATGGCAGCCGATTCGCAGCCTGAAGTGATTATTTATGTCGTTTCCGATTCCGCCGGCGATACCGGCGAGCTTGTCGTCAGGGCTGCGGTGGCCCAGTTCCATCCCATCCAGACCGATATCCGCCGCGCGCCGTTCGTGCATGACGAAGCATCGCTGGAACGATTCGTCCGACTGGCTAAAGAGCATAACGCCATCATGTTATACACCCTTGTTCTTCCCGGCTTGCGCGAACGAATGGTCGAGCTTGCGGAACAGTACGGAGTCACGGCGATCGATTTGCTTGGTTCGCTCATCCAGAGCCTGGAGAAGAAGACGGAACGCAAGGCCCGTCAAGAGCCGGGATTGAACCATGTGCTGGACGAAAACTATTTCCGCAAGGTCGAGGCGGTGGAATTTGCCGTCAAGTATGACGATATGCGCGATACGACGGGGATATTGAAAGCAGACATCGTGCTTGTCGGCGTTTCGCGCACCTCCAAGACGCCGCTCTCTATGTATTTGGCGCATAAGCAGTTTAAAGTCGCGAACGTGCCCTTGATTCCGGAGGTCGGGCCGCCTCCCGAGCTGTTTCAAATTCCGAAAGAGAAGGTCGTCGGGCTGACGATCGACGTTCGTTACTTGAACGGCATCCGGAAAGAGCGGCTGAAGGCGCTGGGCTTGCCGGACAGCGCATCCTACGCGAAGACGGAGCGAATCGAATTCGAACTGCAATTTGCGGCATCCATCATGGAACAGATCGGATGCATGGTCATCGACGTGTCCCATAAAGCGGTCGAAGAGACCGCGAGCCTCATTTTGGAGTACGTGGAATCCGTTTAA
- the glyS gene encoding glycine--tRNA ligase subunit beta: MAKDLLLEIGLEEVPARFVRGAMNQLKEKTAKWLETSRIGHGEIEAYGTPRRIALLIRDVEEKQADVSEEVKGPSRKIALSEQGEWSKAALGFARSQGVEPSDFFFKEVGGVEYIYANKSSIGTVTADVLPEGLTSLITSMSFPKNMRWGSYDLRFVRPIKWLVALFGDEIVPLEITAVQSGRTTRGHRFLGTETEIPSPADYVSRLKEQHVIADTAERESLIVGQINALAAEKGWHIAIKEDLLEEVVFLVEYPNVLFGTFDESFLNIPQEVLITSMREHQRYFPVLDGNGKLLPYFVTVRNGDRTSIENVAKGNEKVLRARLSDAKFFYAEDQKLAINDALAKLENIVYHEELGTVADKVRRIVATTGKLASALGMDAEASADATRTAAICKFDLVTQMVYEFPELQGIMGEDYARKAGEREAVAKAINEHYQPRFAGDRAPASIVGAVVSLADKIDTIVGCFSIGIIPTGSQDPYALRRQAAGIVQIVLAHGLKLPLGTMFDLSLEVHGDRGMKRNADEVRKDLYEFFALRVKNVLTEQSVRYDVVDAVMAVGYNDLRQTVDRAAAVTAAAAGDRREEFKTVVDALGRVCNLASKAAASNEVDPSLFADDVEGALYSAWTTVRDDVTRLVQQGDAAAAIAKLAGLKAPINAYFDSVMVMAEDEAVRKNRLATLASIAGSVTQVADFAKLVW, encoded by the coding sequence ATGGCTAAGGATTTGCTGCTGGAGATCGGACTTGAAGAGGTGCCGGCCCGTTTCGTGCGCGGCGCCATGAATCAATTGAAAGAGAAAACCGCCAAGTGGCTTGAAACGAGCCGCATCGGTCACGGCGAAATCGAAGCCTACGGCACGCCGCGCCGTATCGCGTTGTTGATTCGCGACGTTGAAGAGAAGCAAGCCGACGTGAGCGAGGAAGTAAAGGGACCATCCCGCAAAATCGCGCTGAGCGAGCAAGGCGAGTGGAGCAAAGCCGCGCTCGGTTTCGCCCGGAGCCAAGGCGTGGAGCCTAGCGATTTCTTCTTCAAAGAAGTGGGCGGCGTTGAATATATCTACGCCAACAAGAGCAGCATCGGAACGGTAACGGCCGATGTGCTGCCAGAAGGGCTGACATCGCTGATTACGTCGATGTCGTTCCCGAAAAACATGCGTTGGGGCAGCTATGACCTGCGGTTCGTGCGTCCGATCAAATGGCTTGTCGCCCTGTTCGGCGATGAGATCGTGCCTCTTGAAATCACGGCTGTTCAGAGCGGCAGAACGACGCGCGGTCATCGCTTCCTCGGTACGGAGACGGAGATTCCTTCTCCTGCGGATTACGTGTCCCGGCTGAAAGAACAGCATGTAATCGCGGATACGGCGGAACGCGAATCGCTGATCGTCGGGCAAATCAACGCGCTGGCTGCCGAGAAGGGCTGGCATATCGCGATCAAGGAAGATTTGCTGGAAGAAGTCGTATTCCTCGTTGAATATCCGAACGTGCTGTTCGGTACATTCGATGAATCGTTCCTGAATATCCCGCAAGAAGTGCTTATTACGTCGATGCGCGAGCATCAGCGTTACTTCCCGGTGCTGGACGGCAACGGCAAGCTTCTTCCGTACTTCGTAACGGTCCGCAACGGCGACCGGACGTCCATCGAGAACGTCGCGAAAGGGAATGAGAAGGTGCTTCGCGCACGCCTGTCCGATGCTAAATTCTTCTACGCCGAGGATCAGAAGCTTGCGATTAACGATGCGCTGGCGAAGCTGGAGAACATCGTTTATCATGAAGAGCTCGGCACGGTAGCGGATAAAGTTCGCCGGATCGTTGCTACAACGGGCAAGTTAGCGAGTGCGCTCGGCATGGACGCGGAAGCATCCGCGGATGCGACACGCACGGCAGCGATTTGCAAATTCGATCTCGTTACGCAGATGGTTTATGAATTCCCTGAGCTTCAAGGCATCATGGGCGAAGATTATGCGCGCAAAGCCGGCGAACGCGAAGCCGTTGCCAAGGCGATCAACGAGCATTACCAGCCGCGGTTTGCCGGCGATCGCGCTCCGGCTTCCATCGTTGGCGCTGTCGTCAGCTTGGCGGACAAAATCGATACGATCGTCGGCTGTTTCTCCATCGGCATCATTCCTACGGGATCGCAAGATCCGTACGCGCTTCGCCGCCAAGCTGCCGGTATCGTTCAAATCGTGCTGGCGCACGGCTTGAAGCTGCCGCTCGGCACGATGTTCGATTTATCGCTGGAAGTACACGGCGATCGCGGAATGAAACGCAATGCGGACGAAGTGCGTAAAGACTTGTACGAGTTCTTTGCCCTCCGCGTGAAGAACGTGCTGACGGAACAAAGCGTGCGTTACGATGTCGTTGACGCGGTCATGGCTGTCGGCTACAACGATTTGCGCCAAACGGTCGATCGCGCGGCGGCTGTAACTGCCGCAGCCGCGGGCGACCGCCGCGAAGAGTTCAAGACCGTTGTCGATGCGCTGGGCCGCGTATGCAACCTGGCCTCGAAGGCAGCAGCGTCGAACGAAGTCGATCCAAGCCTGTTCGCGGACGATGTAGAAGGAGCGCTTTACAGCGCGTGGACGACAGTGCGCGATGACGTTACGCGATTGGTCCAGCAGGGCGACGCAGCTGCGGCTATCGCTAAGCTGGCGGGGCTGAAGGCGCCGATCAACGCGTATTTCGACTCTGTCATGGTCATGGCGGAAGACGAAGCGGTCAGAAAGAACCGCTTGGCGACGCTCGCGTCGATCGCGGGAAGCGTTACGCAGGTAGCGGATTTCGCGAAATTGGTCTGGTAA
- the glyQ gene encoding glycine--tRNA ligase subunit alpha: protein MNFQNMILTLQQFWAEQNCILVQPYDTEKGAGTMNPMTFLRSIGPEPWNVAYVEPSRRPADGRYGENPNRLYQHHQFQVILKPSPDNIQELYLESLKRLGIDPLHHDIRFVEDNWESPTLGAWGLGWEVWLNGMEITQFTYFQQVGGIDANPVAVEITYGMERLASYIQEKENVFDLEWVDGVTYGDVFLQPEFEHSKYTFETSDAAMLFSLFNMYEEEAKKTMEHKLVFPAYDYVLKCSHTFNLLDARGAISVTERTGYIMRVRNLARACAATYLEERERLGFPLLKKGVNVNG from the coding sequence ATGAATTTTCAAAACATGATTTTGACGCTGCAGCAATTCTGGGCGGAACAAAATTGCATTCTTGTTCAGCCGTATGATACGGAGAAGGGCGCCGGAACCATGAATCCGATGACGTTCCTGCGCTCGATCGGACCTGAGCCGTGGAACGTGGCGTACGTGGAGCCTTCGCGTCGTCCCGCGGATGGCCGTTACGGGGAAAATCCGAACCGTCTTTATCAACATCACCAATTCCAAGTGATTTTGAAACCGTCCCCGGACAATATTCAAGAATTGTACTTGGAAAGCTTGAAACGTCTGGGCATCGATCCGCTTCATCACGATATCCGTTTCGTTGAGGATAACTGGGAATCGCCGACGCTCGGCGCTTGGGGCCTTGGCTGGGAAGTGTGGCTGAACGGCATGGAAATCACGCAATTCACGTATTTCCAGCAAGTCGGCGGCATCGATGCCAATCCGGTCGCCGTGGAAATTACTTACGGCATGGAGCGTTTGGCTTCCTACATTCAGGAGAAAGAAAATGTGTTCGATCTAGAGTGGGTAGACGGCGTCACTTACGGCGACGTATTCCTGCAGCCGGAATTCGAACATTCCAAATATACGTTTGAAACATCCGACGCGGCGATGCTGTTCTCGCTGTTCAACATGTACGAAGAAGAAGCGAAGAAGACGATGGAGCACAAACTCGTATTCCCGGCTTATGACTACGTGTTGAAATGTTCCCATACGTTCAACCTGCTGGATGCCCGCGGCGCAATCAGCGTAACGGAGCGTACAGGCTATATCATGCGCGTCCGGAACTTGGCGCGTGCCTGCGCGGCTACGTATTTGGAAGAGCGCGAACGCCTCGGCTTCCCGCTGCTGAAGAAAGGAGTGAACGTCAATGGCTAA
- the recO gene encoding DNA repair protein RecO, producing the protein MQVRVEGIVIRSMDYGEGNKIVTLLTNTHGKAGVIIRGAKKIKSRHGSLSQLFTHGEYLFFRNSGLGTLTHGEIIESHHILREQLDLTAYSSYAAELVDRALQEEDASAFIYEQLKACLNAFAEGKDLLVTIQLFEMKILQAAGYGPEFGECVSCGNTVGAMALSAHAGGVLCSRCTYKDAQAFPLSESALKLLRLYQRMDLRRLGNIQVKDETKQQLKGAMRLLMDAHIGIPLKSRSFLDQMDRYSI; encoded by the coding sequence ATGCAGGTGCGGGTTGAAGGAATCGTCATCCGCAGCATGGATTACGGGGAAGGCAATAAAATCGTCACGCTGCTAACGAACACGCACGGCAAAGCCGGCGTCATCATCCGCGGCGCGAAAAAGATTAAAAGCCGACATGGCTCCCTTTCGCAGCTGTTTACGCATGGGGAGTATCTTTTTTTTCGGAATAGCGGGCTGGGGACATTGACGCATGGTGAGATTATCGAATCTCACCATATTTTGCGTGAACAACTGGACTTAACCGCCTATTCTTCCTATGCCGCGGAGTTGGTTGACCGCGCGCTGCAGGAAGAGGATGCGAGCGCTTTTATATACGAACAGTTGAAAGCCTGTTTGAATGCGTTCGCCGAAGGCAAGGACTTATTAGTTACGATTCAATTATTCGAAATGAAAATTCTTCAAGCGGCAGGGTACGGACCGGAATTCGGCGAATGCGTCTCATGCGGGAATACGGTCGGGGCGATGGCGCTAAGCGCGCATGCCGGGGGAGTGCTGTGCAGCCGCTGTACGTATAAGGACGCGCAAGCGTTCCCGCTGAGCGAAAGCGCGCTGAAGCTTCTTAGGCTCTATCAGCGGATGGATTTAAGACGCCTCGGAAACATCCAGGTTAAGGATGAAACGAAGCAGCAGCTTAAAGGAGCCATGCGGCTGTTAATGGATGCGCACATCGGAATTCCGCTGAAATCGCGTTCGTTTCTGGACCAGATGGACCGCTACTCGATCTAA
- a CDS encoding YqzL family protein, translating into MRNFSWKYFTLTGDVEAFMLYREMEQQAETNADSHDEEGEEASESDGTS; encoded by the coding sequence ATGCGAAATTTTTCGTGGAAGTATTTTACGCTGACCGGAGATGTGGAAGCTTTCATGCTTTACCGGGAGATGGAGCAGCAAGCAGAGACAAACGCCGATTCCCATGATGAAGAAGGGGAAGAAGCGTCCGAAAGCGACGGCACTTCATAA
- the era gene encoding GTPase Era: MKATTTTGSKGSKDKYHSGFVAIIGRPNVGKSTLINEVIGQKIAIMSDKPQTTRNKIHGVYTKDNSQIVFLDTPGIHKPTSKLGDFMVKSAIGTLGEVDAALFLIDASEGLGGGDRFIIEALKKVKTPIILVMNKIDKIEPEALLPLIVQYKDLHDFAEIVPISALEGNNVNTLLKVLAGYLPEGPQYYPADQVTDHPEQFVCAELVREKILHLTREEVPHSIAVAIEDMKVQENGVVYIGAVIYVERDSQKGIVIGKQGALLKQVGKEARRDIETLLGSRVFLELWVKVKKDWRNQERVLKDLGFRND, from the coding sequence ATGAAAGCAACAACGACAACAGGTTCCAAAGGATCCAAAGATAAGTACCATTCCGGCTTCGTGGCGATCATCGGCAGGCCGAACGTTGGCAAATCGACTTTGATCAACGAAGTCATCGGCCAGAAAATCGCCATTATGTCCGATAAGCCGCAAACGACGCGGAACAAAATCCACGGCGTTTATACGAAAGACAACTCTCAGATCGTGTTCCTCGATACGCCGGGCATCCATAAGCCGACCTCTAAACTGGGCGACTTCATGGTGAAATCCGCCATCGGCACGTTAGGCGAAGTCGATGCGGCATTGTTTCTGATCGATGCATCCGAAGGACTTGGCGGCGGCGACCGCTTCATCATCGAAGCGCTGAAGAAAGTCAAAACGCCGATCATTCTCGTCATGAACAAAATCGACAAGATCGAACCGGAAGCGCTGCTTCCGCTCATCGTGCAATATAAGGATCTGCATGACTTTGCCGAGATCGTTCCGATTTCCGCGCTCGAAGGCAATAACGTCAATACGCTGCTTAAAGTGCTTGCCGGTTACTTGCCCGAAGGACCGCAATATTATCCGGCCGATCAAGTAACCGACCATCCGGAGCAGTTCGTCTGCGCCGAGCTTGTCCGCGAGAAGATCTTGCATCTGACCCGTGAGGAGGTACCGCACTCCATCGCTGTGGCGATCGAAGACATGAAAGTGCAGGAGAACGGGGTCGTTTATATCGGCGCCGTCATTTACGTCGAACGCGACTCCCAGAAAGGGATCGTCATCGGCAAGCAGGGCGCACTGTTGAAGCAAGTAGGCAAGGAAGCGCGCCGCGACATCGAGACGCTGCTCGGCTCGCGCGTGTTTCTCGAGCTGTGGGTCAAGGTGAAGAAGGATTGGCGCAACCAGGAGCGGGTGCTCAAGGACCTCGGCTTCCGCAACGATTAA